From a region of the Corallococcus coralloides DSM 2259 genome:
- a CDS encoding amidase translates to MKSSVPLQESGTAGGARALVSLTTTELAAALRERHVTSVEVLDAFLARARAHNPALNAVVTWDEAQARKRAEEADAALARGELWGPLHGVPFTVKDAFSTGGLRTTAAHPGFAEYVPAQDATVVARLKAAGAILFGKTNLPPFAGDFQTDGPLWGRTNNPHDLGRTPGGSSGGAAVAVAAGLTPFEVGSDIGGSIRQPAHYCGIVGIKPTEHRVSTFGHIPDPPGGPRHVRHMACAGPLARSVADVRLILSLIEGADPRAPEVPPVVPVGAAKPRALKGLRLAWADTLGPFQADRETRALFQRFTAAARAEGVVVEQAVPPGQDFTDLVEVWGLIEGAEVGAPLPPPVREGYQQQFLPFERDLLAKAILQGTRVDMTGYGTALSQRDVHIGLLEDFLSGWDAWLVPVALTAAPPHTPFGAPVDVDGAPRDYLESLGGFTCLFNATGSPVVVFPLGRTAAGLPVGAQLVGRRWMDGALLDVAEALLPLGGGVRWPAAFTP, encoded by the coding sequence ATGAAATCATCGGTCCCGCTGCAGGAATCCGGAACCGCCGGGGGGGCGCGAGCGCTCGTGTCCCTCACGACGACGGAGCTGGCCGCCGCCCTGCGCGAGCGTCACGTCACCTCGGTGGAGGTGCTGGACGCCTTCCTCGCCCGCGCGCGGGCGCACAACCCCGCGCTCAATGCCGTGGTGACGTGGGACGAGGCGCAGGCCCGGAAGCGGGCGGAAGAGGCGGACGCGGCGCTCGCCCGAGGAGAGCTGTGGGGGCCGCTGCACGGCGTGCCCTTCACGGTGAAGGACGCGTTCAGCACCGGGGGCCTGCGCACGACGGCCGCCCATCCGGGCTTCGCGGAGTACGTGCCCGCGCAGGACGCGACCGTGGTGGCCCGGCTCAAGGCGGCGGGGGCCATCCTCTTCGGCAAGACGAACCTGCCGCCGTTCGCGGGGGACTTCCAGACGGACGGACCGCTCTGGGGCCGGACGAACAACCCGCATGACCTGGGGCGCACGCCGGGCGGCTCCAGCGGTGGCGCGGCGGTGGCGGTGGCGGCGGGGCTCACGCCGTTCGAGGTGGGCAGCGACATTGGCGGCTCCATCCGGCAGCCGGCGCACTACTGCGGCATCGTGGGCATCAAGCCCACGGAGCACCGCGTCTCCACCTTCGGGCACATCCCGGATCCGCCGGGCGGGCCGCGCCACGTGCGCCACATGGCCTGCGCGGGGCCGCTGGCGCGCTCGGTGGCGGACGTGCGGCTCATCCTGTCCCTCATCGAGGGCGCGGACCCGCGCGCCCCGGAGGTGCCTCCCGTCGTGCCGGTGGGGGCCGCGAAGCCTCGGGCCTTGAAGGGCCTGAGGCTGGCGTGGGCGGACACGCTGGGACCCTTCCAGGCCGACCGCGAGACGCGGGCGCTGTTCCAGCGCTTCACCGCCGCTGCCCGCGCGGAGGGCGTCGTGGTGGAGCAGGCCGTTCCGCCGGGGCAGGACTTCACGGACCTGGTGGAGGTGTGGGGGCTGATAGAGGGCGCCGAGGTGGGCGCGCCCCTGCCTCCGCCCGTGCGCGAGGGCTACCAGCAGCAGTTCCTTCCCTTCGAGCGCGACCTGCTGGCGAAGGCCATCTTGCAGGGCACCCGCGTGGACATGACGGGCTACGGCACGGCGCTCAGCCAGCGGGATGTGCACATCGGCCTGCTGGAGGACTTCCTGTCCGGCTGGGACGCGTGGCTCGTGCCGGTGGCACTGACGGCCGCGCCGCCGCACACGCCGTTCGGTGCGCCGGTGGACGTGGACGGAGCGCCTCGCGACTACCTGGAGTCGTTGGGCGGGTTCACCTGCCTGTTCAACGCGACGGGGAGCCCCGTGGTGGTGTTCCCGCTGGGGCGCACGGCGGCGGGCCTGCCGGTGGGGGCGCAGCTGGTGGGGCGCCGGTGGATGGATGGGGCGCTGCTCGACGTGGCGGAGGCGCTGCTGCCCCTGGGCGGCGGCGTGCGGTGGCCGGCGGCGTTCACGCCCTGA
- a CDS encoding L,D-transpeptidase family protein: MRILLACGVLLASLCAHAEDRVAAARKRQTAGLVQTFKAAGLSWPPEELYLRAFKVERELEVWAGRPGQPLVKVRTFPVCAASGEVGPKRAQGDLQVPEGFYTVDLFNPKSAYHLSLRVSYPNALDRKLGAAKPGGDIYIHGDCVSIGCLAIEDGPIEELYVMVSEARVRMGRDVPVHLFPRRLDAAGLAALEALSGVPDARKAFWRGLEPGYRLFEESRRPPRVKVDDSASAYVVSPAPQARVR, translated from the coding sequence ATGAGAATCCTGCTCGCGTGCGGTGTCCTGTTGGCCTCGCTGTGCGCGCACGCGGAAGACCGGGTCGCGGCGGCCCGCAAGCGCCAGACGGCCGGTCTTGTCCAGACGTTCAAGGCGGCGGGGCTGTCCTGGCCCCCGGAGGAGCTCTACCTGCGGGCCTTCAAGGTCGAGCGCGAGCTGGAGGTCTGGGCGGGCAGGCCGGGCCAGCCGCTGGTGAAGGTGCGCACCTTCCCCGTCTGCGCGGCCTCCGGGGAGGTAGGCCCCAAGCGGGCCCAGGGCGACCTGCAGGTCCCGGAGGGCTTCTACACGGTGGACCTCTTCAATCCGAAGAGCGCGTACCACCTGTCCCTCCGGGTGAGCTACCCGAACGCGCTGGACCGCAAGCTGGGCGCCGCGAAGCCCGGGGGCGACATCTACATCCACGGCGACTGCGTGAGCATCGGCTGCCTGGCCATCGAGGACGGCCCCATCGAGGAGCTGTACGTGATGGTGTCCGAGGCCCGCGTGCGCATGGGCCGCGACGTGCCGGTGCACCTCTTCCCACGCCGGCTGGACGCGGCGGGGCTCGCGGCGCTGGAGGCTCTCTCCGGAGTCCCCGATGCGCGAAAAGCCTTCTGGCGCGGCCTGGAGCCGGGCTACCGCCTCTTCGAGGAGTCCCGGCGTCCACCGAGGGTGAAGGTGGATGACTCCGCGTCCGCCTACGTGGTGTCGCCGGCTCCCCAGGCCCGGGTGCGCTGA
- a CDS encoding RIO1 family regulatory kinase/ATPase yields the protein MNDSLETLLADGIIDAVIGQLKTGKEAEVWLVQHAGQVVAAKLYKERHERNFRNNAGYKEGREVRNSRTRRAMEKGSRFGQAAAEEAWKNAEADSLYKLHAQGVRVPTPVMFYEGILLMELVLDAEGQPAPRLVEAPPQTPEEAEALYLDLRAQVVRTLCADLIHGDLSPYNILMSGNGPTIIDFPQTVAAARNSQAEFYFRRDLDNVRQYLAGFSTRLAGRSGDTGEIWNAYVRRELTPEFVPSGTFREAPRRQGAGRQASRQERFLQQEEARRNEAPPAPAPVAAVEEGLSAEEAELRALEALVLRQGGGERGRPIVTASPRDGRRRGGFGGKPPPRTGNAPRPGNGGPPQNAGARPPQGGGNNRPNGNNNGRPQQGGPRNGAPAQGATAPVAQGDARMNGRPQQGGPRNGNPRNEPRRDGRPPRQPNGEARMNGQPMGDNAQAPRMNGQPMGENVQASQQNGRPPRTNGQAYSENAQASQQNGRPPRMNGQAMGENVQASQQNGRPPRTNGQAYSENAQASQQNSRPPRTNGQAYSENAQASQQNGRPPRMNGQSRGGEAGMNGQPRMNGQSRGGEAGLNGQPRMNGQSRGGEAGLNGQPRMNGQPSGEHGQESQQNGRPPRMNGRSRGGESGLNGPSRQNEQPYGGEAGLNGSPRMNGQPHGGESDVNGPSQSQNGNGRPPRNEWRANGRPQQNGGPRQDGPGAQSRMNGRPPRNNGSFQDDAPQQNDEPRQNGRGPGSGPREARGNLPNNGPRMPRQGPERGAGRSSRGSAPQVSYVARPPAASSSNPETGSS from the coding sequence ATGAATGACTCCCTCGAGACCCTCCTCGCCGACGGCATCATCGACGCCGTCATCGGCCAGCTGAAGACGGGGAAGGAGGCGGAGGTGTGGCTCGTCCAGCACGCCGGCCAGGTGGTCGCAGCGAAGCTGTACAAGGAGCGCCACGAGCGCAACTTCCGCAACAACGCCGGCTACAAGGAAGGCCGCGAGGTGCGCAACTCGCGCACGCGCCGCGCCATGGAGAAGGGCAGCCGCTTCGGGCAGGCCGCCGCGGAAGAGGCGTGGAAGAACGCGGAAGCGGACTCGCTCTACAAGCTGCACGCACAGGGCGTGCGCGTGCCCACCCCGGTGATGTTCTACGAGGGCATCCTCCTGATGGAGCTGGTGCTGGACGCGGAAGGCCAGCCCGCGCCCCGGCTCGTGGAGGCCCCGCCCCAGACGCCCGAGGAGGCCGAGGCCCTCTACCTGGACTTGCGGGCCCAGGTGGTTCGCACCCTGTGCGCGGACCTCATTCATGGGGACCTGTCGCCCTACAACATCCTGATGAGCGGCAACGGCCCGACCATCATCGACTTTCCGCAGACGGTGGCGGCGGCGCGCAACAGCCAGGCGGAGTTCTACTTCCGCCGCGACCTGGACAACGTGCGGCAGTACCTGGCGGGCTTTTCGACCCGGCTGGCGGGCCGCTCGGGTGACACGGGCGAAATCTGGAACGCGTACGTGCGGCGCGAGCTGACGCCGGAGTTCGTGCCGTCGGGCACGTTCCGCGAGGCCCCGCGCCGGCAGGGCGCTGGCCGTCAGGCGTCCCGGCAGGAGCGGTTCCTCCAGCAGGAGGAGGCCCGGCGCAACGAGGCCCCTCCGGCTCCGGCGCCCGTGGCGGCGGTGGAGGAAGGGCTCAGCGCGGAGGAGGCGGAGCTGCGCGCGCTGGAGGCGCTGGTGCTGCGCCAGGGTGGCGGCGAGCGCGGGCGGCCCATCGTCACGGCGAGCCCGCGGGATGGGCGCCGGCGCGGTGGGTTTGGTGGCAAGCCGCCGCCGCGCACCGGCAATGCGCCGAGGCCCGGGAACGGCGGGCCCCCGCAGAACGCGGGAGCGCGTCCGCCCCAGGGCGGTGGCAACAACCGGCCCAACGGCAACAACAACGGGCGTCCGCAGCAGGGCGGGCCGCGCAACGGCGCTCCGGCGCAGGGCGCGACTGCTCCGGTGGCGCAGGGCGATGCGCGCATGAACGGCCGGCCGCAGCAGGGCGGGCCGCGCAACGGCAACCCGCGCAACGAACCGCGCCGTGATGGACGTCCGCCGCGCCAGCCCAACGGCGAGGCGCGCATGAACGGGCAGCCGATGGGCGACAACGCTCAGGCGCCGCGCATGAACGGCCAGCCGATGGGCGAGAACGTCCAGGCGTCACAGCAGAACGGCCGGCCGCCGCGCACGAACGGGCAGGCCTACAGCGAGAACGCTCAGGCGTCACAGCAGAACGGCCGGCCGCCGCGCATGAACGGGCAGGCGATGGGCGAGAACGTCCAGGCGTCACAGCAGAACGGCCGACCGCCGCGCACGAACGGGCAGGCCTACAGCGAGAACGCTCAGGCTTCGCAGCAGAACAGCCGACCGCCGCGCACGAACGGGCAGGCCTACAGCGAGAACGCTCAGGCTTCGCAGCAGAACGGCCGACCGCCGCGCATGAACGGGCAGTCCCGCGGTGGTGAGGCAGGCATGAACGGCCAGCCGCGCATGAACGGACAGTCCCGCGGCGGTGAGGCGGGCTTGAACGGCCAGCCGCGCATGAATGGACAGTCTCGCGGCGGTGAGGCGGGCTTGAACGGCCAGCCGCGCATGAACGGGCAGCCGTCTGGCGAGCACGGTCAGGAGTCGCAGCAGAACGGCCGGCCGCCGCGCATGAATGGCAGGTCTCGTGGCGGCGAGTCGGGCCTGAACGGTCCGTCGCGCCAGAACGAGCAGCCGTATGGTGGCGAGGCGGGCCTGAACGGTTCGCCGCGCATGAACGGCCAGCCGCATGGCGGCGAGTCGGATGTGAACGGCCCGTCGCAATCGCAGAACGGCAACGGCCGGCCGCCTCGCAACGAGTGGCGCGCGAACGGGCGTCCGCAGCAGAACGGCGGGCCCCGCCAGGATGGGCCGGGGGCGCAGTCGCGCATGAATGGCCGGCCTCCGCGCAACAACGGCTCCTTCCAGGACGACGCTCCGCAGCAGAACGACGAGCCGCGCCAGAATGGCCGGGGTCCGGGCTCGGGTCCCCGCGAGGCGCGCGGCAACCTGCCCAACAACGGTCCCCGGATGCCCCGTCAGGGCCCGGAGCGCGGCGCGGGACGTTCGTCCCGGGGTTCCGCGCCCCAGGTGAGCTACGTGGCCCGCCCACCGGCAGCCTCGTCCTCGAACCCCGAGACGGGCTCCTCCTAG